One stretch of Burkholderia oklahomensis C6786 DNA includes these proteins:
- a CDS encoding response regulator: protein MTNERFDAGEDVVLWRPLAGARAGERRVLVVDDYRDAAEALRLLLDARGFECRVVDDPFAVCDTARDWRPFAIVLDIAMPGLDGLEIARRLRRERATADMLLVACSAFSARRDLERARDAGFDAHCAKPLTLHRLLRFLDAAAAGERDG, encoded by the coding sequence ATGACGAACGAACGCTTCGACGCAGGTGAGGACGTCGTCCTGTGGCGTCCGCTCGCCGGCGCGCGCGCCGGCGAGCGGCGCGTGCTCGTGGTCGACGACTATCGCGACGCCGCCGAGGCGCTGCGCCTGCTGCTCGATGCGCGCGGTTTCGAATGCCGCGTCGTCGACGATCCGTTCGCGGTCTGCGACACGGCGCGCGACTGGCGGCCGTTCGCGATCGTCCTCGACATCGCGATGCCGGGCCTCGACGGGCTCGAGATCGCGCGGCGGCTGCGGCGCGAGCGGGCGACCGCGGACATGCTGCTCGTCGCGTGCAGTGCGTTCTCGGCGCGGCGCGACCTCGAACGCGCGCGCGACGCGGGATTCGACGCGCACTGCGCGAAGCCGCTGACGCTGCACCGCCTGCTGCGCTTTCTCGACGCGGCGGCCGCGGGCGAGCGCGATGGCTGA
- a CDS encoding DUF4142 domain-containing protein has translation MKTRRWIIAGAACVALGAAALHAQTPGEPPASSSRADRGVVNPPNDTSDTQIAKRPQGIDAEFVDKAALAGKSEVQAGQLAGERSATPDVRAFAKRMVDDHGRLNEALRRLAERKGLPVQAAQIIDPDVEALRGKSGRDFDVAYLAAAGPAAHRRAILLFENEARAGRDPDLRAFAVQTLPMLRQHFADARAVSRKVGAAR, from the coding sequence ATGAAAACGCGCAGATGGATCATCGCAGGCGCGGCGTGCGTGGCGCTCGGCGCGGCCGCGCTGCATGCGCAGACGCCGGGCGAGCCGCCCGCGTCGAGCTCCCGCGCCGACCGCGGCGTCGTCAATCCGCCCAACGACACGAGCGACACGCAGATCGCGAAGCGGCCGCAGGGCATCGACGCCGAGTTCGTCGACAAGGCCGCGCTCGCCGGCAAAAGCGAGGTGCAGGCGGGCCAGCTCGCCGGCGAACGCTCGGCGACGCCGGACGTGCGCGCGTTCGCGAAGCGGATGGTCGACGATCATGGCCGGCTCAACGAGGCGCTGCGCCGGCTCGCCGAGCGCAAGGGCTTGCCCGTGCAGGCCGCGCAGATCATCGATCCGGACGTCGAGGCGCTGCGCGGCAAGAGCGGCCGCGACTTCGACGTCGCGTACCTCGCCGCCGCGGGCCCGGCTGCGCATCGCAGGGCGATCCTGCTGTTCGAGAACGAGGCGCGCGCGGGCCGCGACCCCGATCTGCGCGCGTTTGCCGTGCAGACGCTGCCGATGCTGAGGCAGCACTTCGCCGACGCGCGCGCAGTGTCGCGCAAGGTCGGCGCGGCGCGCTGA
- a CDS encoding DUF2795 domain-containing protein, which translates to MTSQRHPHTGHELSRSRAHEGERMQQDHDKGGHQGGHGKAPSPVDIQKTLKGMDYPASKDDVVRCAERSHADGDVIDMLRRIPDRQYDTPASVSKEVGKLM; encoded by the coding sequence ATGACATCCCAACGCCATCCGCATACCGGCCACGAGCTCAGCCGCTCGCGCGCGCACGAGGGCGAGCGCATGCAGCAGGATCACGACAAGGGCGGCCATCAGGGAGGGCACGGCAAGGCACCGAGTCCGGTCGATATTCAAAAGACGCTGAAAGGCATGGATTATCCGGCGAGCAAGGACGACGTCGTCCGCTGCGCGGAACGTTCGCACGCCGACGGCGACGTCATCGACATGCTTCGGCGAATTCCCGATCGGCAATACGACACGCCGGCGTCGGTGTCGAAGGAGGTCGGCAAGCTGATGTGA
- a CDS encoding SDR family oxidoreductase produces the protein MKCTLKPIGEQTIVITGATSGIGLVTARKAAKKGAKLVLVARNDTALEALCEEIRQHGGLAVAVAADVGSYEDVQRAAAKAVETFGGFDTWVNNAGVTIFGSALSVPLDDQRRLFDTNYWGVVHGSLVASEHFRRKSDFRGGAIVNMGSEASDAPIPLQSAYAASEHAIKGFSDSLRIELEADNVPVSVTLVKPAAIDTMFVMHAKNYMNVEAKLPPPIYDPDIVADAILFAAEHPRRTLFVGGAAKVTSSGAYHALRLFDRLAASLFSRGQRTMRPARPRDDNALYEPARPLHEREGMDGVVLRSCAYNSVMQRPRVAGAVALTAAALVVTAIARGRRGAVS, from the coding sequence ATGAAATGCACGCTGAAGCCGATCGGCGAGCAGACGATCGTGATCACCGGCGCGACGAGCGGCATCGGTCTCGTCACCGCGCGCAAGGCCGCGAAGAAGGGCGCGAAGCTCGTGCTCGTCGCGCGCAACGATACCGCCCTCGAAGCGTTGTGCGAAGAGATCCGGCAGCACGGCGGCCTCGCCGTCGCGGTCGCGGCCGACGTCGGCAGCTACGAGGACGTGCAGCGCGCGGCGGCGAAGGCCGTCGAGACGTTCGGCGGCTTCGACACATGGGTCAACAACGCGGGCGTGACGATCTTCGGCTCCGCGCTGTCAGTGCCGCTCGACGACCAGCGCCGGCTGTTCGACACGAACTACTGGGGCGTCGTGCACGGCTCGCTCGTCGCGTCCGAGCACTTTCGCCGCAAGAGCGATTTTCGCGGCGGCGCGATCGTCAACATGGGCAGCGAGGCGTCCGACGCGCCGATTCCGCTGCAAAGCGCGTACGCGGCGTCGGAGCATGCGATCAAAGGGTTCAGCGATTCGCTGCGCATCGAGCTCGAAGCGGACAACGTGCCGGTGTCGGTCACGCTCGTCAAGCCCGCCGCGATCGACACGATGTTCGTGATGCACGCGAAGAACTACATGAACGTCGAGGCGAAGCTGCCGCCGCCGATCTACGACCCGGACATCGTCGCCGACGCGATCCTGTTCGCGGCCGAGCATCCGCGCCGCACGCTGTTCGTCGGCGGCGCGGCGAAGGTGACGTCGTCGGGCGCGTATCACGCGCTGCGGCTGTTCGACCGGCTCGCCGCGTCGCTGTTCTCGCGCGGGCAGCGCACGATGCGTCCCGCGCGGCCGCGCGACGACAACGCGCTGTACGAGCCGGCGCGGCCGTTGCACGAGCGTGAAGGCATGGACGGCGTCGTGCTGCGCTCGTGCGCCTACAACTCGGTGATGCAGCGGCCGCGGGTCGCGGGCGCGGTCGCGCTGACGGCCGCGGCGCTCGTCGTCACGGCGATCGCGCGCGGACGGCGCGGCGCCGTTTCGTAA
- a CDS encoding BON domain-containing protein has translation MKGTQSRASLHTHLHSPRHRAKRFGGFGVAVLIAIAAACLALPQAAAAAGGDANGPNDMTGSNAANRAYDTTGASSPHSTSAGTKLRDTAVTAKVKATLLATNDLSSGGIHVTTRHGTVQLAGTVPDERQRTLAVDVTKQVEGVKTVRDKLSVRPK, from the coding sequence ATGAAAGGAACGCAATCACGCGCATCGCTACACACGCACCTGCATTCGCCACGTCATCGCGCGAAGCGCTTCGGCGGCTTCGGCGTGGCCGTGCTGATCGCGATCGCGGCCGCGTGCCTCGCGTTGCCGCAAGCCGCGGCCGCCGCGGGCGGCGATGCGAATGGTCCGAACGACATGACGGGATCGAACGCCGCGAACCGCGCATACGACACGACCGGCGCGTCGTCGCCGCATTCGACGAGCGCGGGCACGAAGCTGCGCGACACCGCGGTCACGGCGAAGGTGAAGGCCACGCTGCTCGCGACGAACGACCTGTCGTCGGGCGGCATCCACGTGACGACGCGGCACGGCACGGTTCAGCTCGCGGGCACGGTGCCCGACGAGCGGCAGCGCACGCTCGCCGTCGACGTGACGAAGCAGGTGGAAGGCGTGAAGACCGTGCGCGACAAGCTGTCGGTGCGGCCGAAGTAA